A single region of the Nakaseomyces glabratus chromosome D, complete sequence genome encodes:
- the NEL1 gene encoding GTPase-activating protein NEL1 (CAGL0D03938g~Ortholog(s) have GTPase activator activity and cytosol localization), producing the protein MQLQCAQAAVTESSHLRDIDNNENVLYSIFEPFLPEQDDNMVDGDSSVCSVCGCHIYEKEVCHICDSVRLGDMNGYTLRTGDARVPLEGRVIVIDTICEEIEFLALKTKLVDFLSQIDPVPSLLISLHADGTIKIHGSEKIASIYVEHLRVKYAFKRHDKKYFMKLIDGIEIMNSYNEHVIAHIKALRNSVYTHNRKKRAKRATGCALFLANLLCKSDKLHYEVLSFLSGPCTLGNGKVISREVKNTIRQFTDLDQQKAKYFDDARSFYKYLAADSKSVAYGFYINCLDQIGIYEMSPLIKQSGIIYQFDSFQDTDLHDAFDKYKFFKKSNAIYDVKINVVTSPGIQWQKNHDVPLNWSMIFNKTSISIPIRLKIQDFTKKFYNIQATLEYTLGPNRYKYVKNAVIHGKDNIAKNIMFHNVLLASITKEIAWETLNEKYYSSQTCTKYREVILKRIAPRFKHNMDVLHYIYNLLRSNLLTTRNMSPDERVIAAHEIAYSTMEKIVLMIKPKILLAREADIEPQEVEITAELYADRHSMLGVDAGNLFLLRKSDDIDNNELRETIERWFRKRDTYSVTIIPLIEVVPGSGQDRFFKYKLIPMVSQQASAVHSEDTSFEEFVRQL; encoded by the coding sequence ATGCAGTTGCAGTGTGCTCAGGCTGCTGTAACGGAGTCGTCCCATTTGCGGGACATAGACAATAATGAGAATGTTCTGTACTCGATTTTTGAGCCGTTTCTCCCTGAACAAGATGATAATATGGTTGACGGGGATTCCAGTGTATGTTCAGTATGCGGATGCCACATATATGAGAAGGAGGTGTGTCATATATGTGACTCAGTGAGGCTTGGCGACATGAACGGTTATACCTTGAGGACTGGCGATGCTCGAGTGCCTCTAGAAGGTCGGGTGATTGTGATAGACACTATATGTGAAGAAATAGAGTTTTTGGCATTAAAGACCAAGCTCGTCGATTTCTTGAGCCAGATCGACCCTGTGCCCTCACTTTTAATATCGTTGCATGCCGATGGCACAATCAAAATCCATGGAAGCGAGAAGATAGCGTCCATATATGTGGAGCATCTGAGGGTGAAATATGCTTTCAAGAGGcatgataaaaaatattttatgaaaCTGATAGATGGAATTGAGATTATGAATAGTTATAACGAGCATGTCATTGCACATATAAAGGCGCTGAGAAACTCAGTATACACTCATAATAGGAAGAAAAGGGCTAAGCGTGCTACTGGATGTGCACTTTTTTTGGCTAATCTTTTGTGCAAGTCGGATAAACTGCATTATGAAGTTTTATCTTTTCTCTCAGGTCCCTGTACACTTGGGAATGGTAAGGTCATTTCTAGAGAGGTCAAGAACACTATCAGACAATTTACTGATCTAGACCAACAAAAGgctaaatattttgatgacGCAAGGAGTTTCTATAAGTACTTGGCAGCAGATAGTAAGTCAGTTGCTTATGGATTTTACATCAATTGCCTGGATCAAATTGGCATTTATGAAATGTCGCCATTGATTAAGCAATCCGgtataatatatcaatttgATAGTTTCCAGGACACCGACTTGCATGATGCCTTTGACAAGTACAAATTCTTTAAGAAAAGCAACGCCATTTATGATGTGAAAATTAATGTTGTAACTTCACCTGGTATTCAGTGGCAGAAAAATCACGATGTTCCATTAAATTGGAGTATGATATTCAACAAAACGAGCATCAGTATTCCTATTAGGCTGAAAATTCAGGACTTTACAAAAAAGTTTTACAATATACAGGCTACCCTAGAGTATACTTTAGGTCCAAACAGATACAAATATGTTAAAAACGCAGTAATACATGGTAAGGACAATATTGctaaaaatattatgttCCATAATGTCTTACTTGCGTCGATCACGAAAGAAATTGCTTGGGAGACACTTAATGAGAAGTATTACTCATCTCAAACATGTACAAAATACAGAGAGGTAATACTTAAGAGAATTGCCCCAAGATTCAAGCATAATATGGATGTACTACATTACATTTACAATCTGTTACGCTCCAATCTGTTGACCACAAGAAACATGTCTCCGGATGAGCGTGTTATTGCTGCCCATGAGATAGCGTATTCGACCATGGAAAAGATCGTTTTGATGATCAAACCAAAGATTCTATTGGCAAGAGAGGCGGACATCGAGCCTCAGGAAGTGGAAATTACTGCAGAATTGTACGCGGACAGGCACTCGATGTTGGGAGTGGATGCTGGAAACTTGTTTCTACTAAGAAAATCTGATGACATAGACAACAATGAATTGCGCGAAACTATAGAAAGATGGTTCCGGAAGAGGGACACATACAGTGTAACGATAATACCTTTAATTGAAGTAGTCCCAGGCAGCGGTCAGGACAGGTTTTTCAAATACAAATTAATTCCGATGGTCTCTCAACAGGCGTCGGCTGTACACTCCGAAGACACATCATTCGAAGAGTTTGTAAGACAATTATGA